The Montipora capricornis isolate CH-2021 chromosome 6, ASM3666992v2, whole genome shotgun sequence genome has a window encoding:
- the LOC138053579 gene encoding uncharacterized protein: MDVDQWFSEQTLHDDASDQMDQLLTRPNITYDDEPMEDSISDPSIQDLTGSESYTITYQLVDAGTQRAKTKLVDSDGYSYNVKLRRANAIYWQCTVRPKGNQCKAIVIQRGNDFQQGTQSHNHQPTIGAAAASKIMASVKEKAVADPFKPASVIVNEVLLDELGDGPCPALSKPEHLARAANRLRQNSRPRDPTDYRKVLKTILDLLPIAPDVQQVTLDFEKAMWAALRMILPDVQIKGCVFHLTQALWRKIQELGLQQQYISDKGTYAYLRKIMALAFLPESEITPMFEMLRQEASTAPLQQFVEYVADIWIYGNTWPPSSWSIFMMAVRTNNDIEGWHHALNRRGAGRWQMPFYLLIELLHREAKISALQIRLVSEKKLKRIQRKNYRSLQSKIFDLWENYLENRTSAQQLLRACRHLNGPVRSK, from the exons ATGGATGTGGATCAGTGGTTCTCGGAACAGACTCTCCATGACGATGCCTCTGATCAAATGGATCAATTACTCACAAGACCGAATATCACTTATGATG ATGAGCCAATGGAGGACTCAATCAGTGACCCCAGTATCCAGGACCTGACAGGATCAGAGAGTTACACAATAACCTATCAGTTGGTGGATGCAGGTACACAACGGGCAAAGACGAAACTCGTGGACAGTGACGGCTATAGCTACAATGTGAAGCTGAGAAGGGCAAATGCCATATATTGGCAGTGCACTGTACGCCCGAAAGGAAATCAATGCAAAGCCATAGTCATCCAGCGGGGCAATGACTTTCAGCAGGGAACCCAGAGCCACAACCACCAACCAACAATTGGGGCAGCGGCAGCCTCAAAAATCATGGCCTCTGTCAAGGAGAAAGCAGTAGCAGATCCATTCAAACCAGCGTCTGTCATTGTCAATGAG GTCCTTCTAGATGAGCTCGGTGATGGGCCTTGCCCAGCACTTAGCAAACCTGAACACCTAGCAAGGGCTGCCAATCGACTACGCCAGAACAGCAGACCACGTGATCCGACAGACTACCGTAAG GTCCTAAAAACCATCCTTGATCTGTTACCTATTGCACCAGATGTGCAACAAGTTACTCTCGATTTTGAGAAGGCCATGTGGGCTGCACTGAGAATGATCCTGCCAGATGTGCAAATCAAGGGTTGTGTTTTCCATTTGACACAGGCTCTTTGGCGAAAG attcAAGAGCTTGGATTGCAACAGCAGTATATCAGCGACAAGGGCACATATGCGTATCTGAGGAAAATTATGGCACTGGCATTTCTGCCTGAATCAGAGATCACGCCAATGTTCGAGATGTTGCGACAAGAAGCATCAACTGCACCCCTGCAGCAGTTTGTTGAATATGTAGCTGATATTTGGATCTATGGGAACACGTGGCCTCCATCATCCTGGAGTATCTTCATGATGGCAGTCCGGACGAACAATGATATTGAGGGTTGGCATCATGCTTTAAATCGTCGAGGGGCAGGAAGGTGGCAGATGCCATTTTATCTATTGATTGAATTATTACATAGAGAGGCCAAGATCTCTGCCCTTCAGATCAGGCTGGTATCTGAAAAGAAGCTCAAAAGAATTCAGCGAAAGAACTACAGATCcttacaaagtaaaatttttGACCTCTGGGAGAATTACCTAGAGAACCGCACTTCAGCCCAACAGCTTTTGAGGGCATGCAGGCATTTAAATGGGCCAGTTCGTAGCAAATAG